In Pectobacterium brasiliense, the genomic stretch TGCAAGTTCTGTTTTATATCGTTCGTGCATACGACTAGTCCATCTTGCTGTATGAACAAGTAATCCCCTGATAGTTTCAGGCCAATATTCTGGGTACTGAGCCATTAGCATAGCTGCATGTTTTGAGACTAAAGCACAGGCCGCGCTAGTATCTGAATTAACTTCAAACAACTGGTTTGTTGCCCTACCAGAAGTTGTTAGCAAAGATAGCTCAATTGTATTTGTAATTTCATCACGGTTAGGTGATAAAAGTTTGTTTCCGCCTTCCTCCACTAAATCTGGCTTATATGGTGCATGCTTTTTCCACGCCCAAGATACCGATGAGCGTGATGACGGTGCGACATCTTCTGACATAGCGAAAGGAGACCAGCCATTATATCCTCGGTCTGTATGGGTTGTTTTATTTGTATACGCTCCCACAGTCAATGCATTCCAAGATTGAGCAGGATCCTCAATTTCAGCAAGAGTCACTGAATCCCAATAATCTAATCTCAGATTTATAGGTTGAGAATTACCCGCAGAAATTATAAACAATCTACGAATATCATCCTCTAAACCAAAGCTAAACTTGTCAATTTCTGCAGACCATGAGGAGGGTTGCCCCCCAAGAGTATTAGGCTCTGCGGTCACCGCAAGTGAATAAACTCTACGCCAGTGCGGATTTTCCAACTCCAGACGACTTGATGTTCCTGTAGTAATAGCTCCGTATAGCGCAGGATCGTTAGTGGCTCTTGGAGGAAGTATTCTTCCTGATTCTATACTGTACGGAATCGAAATCTCCTGATCGTTCAATACAACTGACAGGAAATCTCCATAAACACATAGTCCTGCTTGTCTGGAACCATGATCATTATAAGGCCTTTGATTATAATTATCGAAAAGTGGCCAAGATATGTCCCAAGCCACTGCCAGCGATGAGTTAGTAAAACTAGATAATAGTGGGTTGTTGTAGTTAACACCTGTATCTAATATACAAATAGAGACATCAGTTTCATTGTTATGGGTAATTCTCGCGACAACATCTTCTGTCCACTGATGCTGCTCAGTAGGTAAAGAATTTACTATAACTGATATATCATCCCTAGCTGCTCTGATCTCTTTTAAATTAGATATTAATTCAGGGCAAATGCTTAATCTCGATAAACTCGTACGAATAAGAACAACTGTAGTATCGAAAAAGTTAATAGAAGTATTCCCGAGCCTTCCATTAATTCTTTCACATAACCGCCGAGCAATATTTATTACACCCTCATTATTACCTTTAAGCCAAAGCTCGAACCACTTTTCAGTATCGAGGCCATCTGGAATAAGATCTATTTTATCTGTCCAGAAAGAAGTTATATCTGCTAATTCAATATGCTCTATACTGTCAATTAATAAATGATTTCTAGGGAATTCGATACCATCTTTCGAAGGATTCAAATAATCATTTATTTTTTTAGCAAATTTAGCTCTATCACTTTCATTAATGTATATAATCGCGGCTTCACGGTTATTTGACTTAACTAAAGAACAAAGCTTGAAATAAGTATTATCGATTTTTTCTATAGGAAGATCACATTGTTCGAAACTGATTAGTCTAACATAAATGCCACTTTCATCAGTAATAGGAGGGAGCTTCGGCCTTTCATCATAATGATTCAATATACGGCTATATTGATTTAGTAATGATGTACCTTGAACCACTCTATCACGAGTTGGAACTTGGGGACTACGACCAGTACTCCTGGAGCGATAGTTTTCGGGGGAAACAAAGCCGTTTAATAAAATATGCCTCTTGTTGGTAGTCATCTCATCCCTTATTGTCTACTTTCTTGCCTACGCTTTATAGCCTTCACTAATAAATCGGTTGTAATATTATTTTCATTATAAAGTACTGATTCTTTGGCAGCATCTTCGCTTGCCCGCGTAATCTCTGCTGCACTTAAACCTGAAGCACTATCAATGATCTTACTCCAAAATAAACTACAGAGATCAAAGACGGCTAGTCTTTGTTCAATAAGGTTCCTGATTAAATCCCCCTCAGGTCTTATGAACGGTATAATATCGTCAAATCGTCTATATAATGCGCGATCCAAAAGTTCTGGATGATTGGTTGCAGCTAACACTATGCTCTCAGAATCATCCTGCTCAACAAAGAGCAAAAAAGAGTTTAAAACCCTGCGGATTTCTCCGACGTCATTCTGTGCACCACGCTGAGTTCCGATAGCATCGAACTCATCAAAAAAATATACAGCCCTTGTTTGCCGTATATGGTCAAAAATCAAACGTAATTTGGCTGCCGTTTCACCCATATAACGAGTGATTAGATTATCTAAGACGACTGTATAGAGTGGTAATTTTAACTCTGTGGCAATGACTGATGCAGACATTGTCTTGCCAGTACCCGGAGGGCCAGTGAAAAGTAGTTTTCTCCTTGGAATAAGCCCAAACTCAGAAAGTTTATCCTTTTGTTTTTGTTCAAGCAGGACCTGATTCAACCTTTCTCTTACGCTTACAGAAATTACTAGTTCTTGAAGATGTACTGGCCTGTTCGTTTGCTCAAGTAATCCCTTAAGATCACCATCAGGCTGCTTAACAAATGGTGTAAGTCGTTTTTCAACTAAACCTACAGAACTCGTTGTTTTCTGATTTTTATCAACTAAGTTTTTTATATCATTAGCAAGCTTATGATGACCTTGTCTTGCTTCCTTAGCTGCCACTTGCAAAGCAATAGAAAAGAAACGCTGATCATCACGATCAACGTGGCTTTTCAATAAAGCTTTGATCTGCTCTGCAGTAGCCATAACCCCTCATACACCCATGTTCTCTTGTTGCAAAGTTTACTATAAATTCATCAAGTTCGACATCGTTAGCTACATTTCTCATTGCAGGAAAGTGATGCCTTATGAGCGTGCCGTTATTAATTAAAGAGTAATCAATTGCCTAGGTCTAGTACATTCACCAAATTAATTGTATCACTCGTTGTTATGTAATCGAATGTTCATTTCTGACACTTAAGCAACTCAGGTAATACGTTTTAAGCTGTTAATTAATAAGTTTTTTTCATCACTAGGTTTTCCTTGATACAACGTTTCCGGTAAGGCAAACATGTCGCGTTTATAATGAATTGGTTTGTTGGGCGTAACGATGTAATGCTGACCAATTAGCCATGCCACAATTTTTCCACACTCACAGTGCGTAAAAGCGCATGCTAGTGTTGAATAAAACAAAAGATCGCAACGTTAACTTGATGATTTTATGATAAAAACTGGTGCCGATAATAGGAGTCGAACCTACGACCTTCGCATTACGAATGCGCTGCTCTACCAACTGAGCTATATCGGCTTTGAGATCGTCGTGGCGAGAGCCAGACGTGAACTACGGGGTGACAAATTAGTGATAATGGTACGTCAAGTCAAGCGTTTGGCGATCGTCTGCTGGTTTTATCAGCATCCACGCTGTTCTGATAATTTTCCGTGCTAATAACGCTATAGGCTATAGCTTTTCGGCTTAACGGACGCGCATGCGGAGCATGTTTCCTATGCCACCATCTTCTTCGGGTGAAGTACAAGAAAGACAGTCCCTAATCATGTGAAAACACCGTTTTATTTGCAGATGAATATTCCTGTTTTATAAAGGGTGATATTTACAATAAAAATATCTTTTTACCTTTCAGGTATAAATGCAATACATAACAAAACCCAAGTGTACTGTTTAGGATAATTCCCTATTCTTTTTATTTTCTATTTTGCTCTACTTAAATGGCCAAGACGACAAGGAGGCGGTCTTAACGTGAAGCTTTCAATAATACGTTGTCGACGACAAGGTTATTGTTAGCGTAGTCATAGAGCGCAGTAAGAGGAAATAGACCATGAATATGAAACCACTGTTTTTAGGCTTAATTCTGGGAACCAGTTACATTGGCATGGTGGCAGCAAATGATCTGGATTCCGCCCGGGCGTCAGCAGAATCGGCCCTCAGTCACGATCGCACTGAAGCGAGAGAAAAAGCGTCAGAAGCGCGAACCAAGGCGCATGAGCATGAAGCCCAAACGCGGGAAAAATCTAATGATTTCAAAGCGGATCTCAAATCAAGGGAGCCAGAAGCCAGAGAAAGGGCAGACAAAGTCAAAGCTGATGTGAAATCCCGAGAATCCGAAGCCAGAAAAGACGCCGAAAAAGGCTGGGCCGACGTCAAATCTAAAGCGGATGGTTTTAACAGCCGCGCGGAAAAAAATGCTCGTGAAACCGCCGACTCCATCCACAATGCCGCAGAGAAACATCAACGTTAATATGAAATAACGTATTATTGTAATAGAGGATAAGTCACTATTACCCTTTATCCTCCGATAGCAATACAGGCTATGTATTTGTGAATACGCCCCACAGAGCATAATCTGTTACTATCGGAGGATATTTCTCTGATGCGGTTATTTTATTGAAATTCTATTGCTGTATTAAATTTTACGTTAAATATATATAACACAGCAAAAAATCACAGTTGGAATGAGATGTCTTATTTAGACAAAAAGAGAAAAGTAATAAAACGGAGTGAACATAACGCTGCGCATATCTCTCGATATACGCAGCTATGCATTGATTAGGCGCGAATCAAATCGTCACCATAACCAATCCACTTATAGGTGGTCAGCGCTTCCAGACCCATTGGGCCGCGCGCATGCAGTTTCTGGGTACTGACCGCCACTTCTGCACCCAGACCAAACTGGCCGCCGTCGGTGAAGCGTGTACTGGCATTGACATACACCGCAGAGGAATCCACTTCACGCACGAAGCGTTCCGCATTGCTCAAAGAGCGCGTCAGAATCGCATCAGAGTGCTGTGTACCATGTTCACGAATATGGGCAACCGCCGCATCCAGATCGTCCACCAACGTAACGTTCAGGTCGTTAGAGAGCCATTCATCGTTATAGTTGGCTTCTTCCACCGCAACGACGCTTGCCGGGCCGCCAGTCAGATAAGGCATCGCTGATGGGCTGGCGTGGAGCGTAACGCCTGCCGCCGCCATTTTCTTGCTCAGCTCTGGCAGGAAACGGTCGGCAATATGTTGATTGACCAGCAGCGTTTCCAGGCTGTTACAGGCGCTAGGGCGCTGCACCTTGGCGCTTTCAATGACGGTCAGCGCTTTGACGAAATCGATGCTGTCGTCAGCATAGATGTGACAAACGCCGATACCCCCAGTGATGACAGGGATCGTCGATTGTTCGCGACACAGCTTGTGCAAGCCTGCGCCACCGCGCGGAATCAGCATATCTACGTAGCGATCCAGCTTCAGCAGCTGATTGACCAGCTCACGATCCGGGCTTTCAATCGCCTGTACCGCAGCGGCTGGCAGGCCGCACTGCGACAGCGCCTGCTGAATCACTTTTACCGTCGCCGCATTGGTGCGGTACGTCTCTTTTCCACCGCGCAAAATCACCGCGTTACCGGTTTTCAGGCACAGAGACGCCACATCAATGGTGACGTTCGGGCGCGCTTCATAAATCACACCGACTACGCCCAGCGGCACCCGGCGACGCTCCAGCTTCAGCCCGTTATCCAGCATGCTGCCGTCAATCACCTGCCCCACGGGATCGGTCAGGCGGCATACCTGACGAACATCGCTGGCAATCGCGCTCAGCCTGTCCTGCGTTAAGAGCAGACGATCCTGCAACGCCTCACTCATGCCATTTTGGCGGGCATCGGCTAAATCCAGCGCGTTAGCCGCCAGAATCGTCGCGCTTTCAGCTTCCAGCAAATCCGCAATCGTCAGCAGAGCGCGATCTTTTTGCGCTGTGCTCAAGACCGCCAGCTGATAAGAGGCCGCTTTTGCCGCTTTACCCATTTGTTCAAGCATCGCGAACTCCTTAATTGATAATCATATCGTCGCGATGGATAGCCACCGGACCATATTCGTAGCCAAGAATCTCAGCAATCTGTTGAGAGTGGTGTCCGGCAATCATACGCAGCGCATCGCTGTTATAGCGCGTCACGGCATGCGCCACATCGCGGCCCGCCAGACTACGCACGCGGATCACTTCACCACGAGAGAAGTTCCCTTCTACGGTGCGGATGCCTTTAGGCAGCAGCGAACTGCCGCGTTCGAGGA encodes the following:
- the proA gene encoding glutamate-5-semialdehyde dehydrogenase; amino-acid sequence: MLEQMGKAAKAASYQLAVLSTAQKDRALLTIADLLEAESATILAANALDLADARQNGMSEALQDRLLLTQDRLSAIASDVRQVCRLTDPVGQVIDGSMLDNGLKLERRRVPLGVVGVIYEARPNVTIDVASLCLKTGNAVILRGGKETYRTNAATVKVIQQALSQCGLPAAAVQAIESPDRELVNQLLKLDRYVDMLIPRGGAGLHKLCREQSTIPVITGGIGVCHIYADDSIDFVKALTVIESAKVQRPSACNSLETLLVNQHIADRFLPELSKKMAAAGVTLHASPSAMPYLTGGPASVVAVEEANYNDEWLSNDLNVTLVDDLDAAVAHIREHGTQHSDAILTRSLSNAERFVREVDSSAVYVNASTRFTDGGQFGLGAEVAVSTQKLHARGPMGLEALTTYKWIGYGDDLIRA
- a CDS encoding S8 family peptidase, giving the protein MTTNKRHILLNGFVSPENYRSRSTGRSPQVPTRDRVVQGTSLLNQYSRILNHYDERPKLPPITDESGIYVRLISFEQCDLPIEKIDNTYFKLCSLVKSNNREAAIIYINESDRAKFAKKINDYLNPSKDGIEFPRNHLLIDSIEHIELADITSFWTDKIDLIPDGLDTEKWFELWLKGNNEGVINIARRLCERINGRLGNTSINFFDTTVVLIRTSLSRLSICPELISNLKEIRAARDDISVIVNSLPTEQHQWTEDVVARITHNNETDVSICILDTGVNYNNPLLSSFTNSSLAVAWDISWPLFDNYNQRPYNDHGSRQAGLCVYGDFLSVVLNDQEISIPYSIESGRILPPRATNDPALYGAITTGTSSRLELENPHWRRVYSLAVTAEPNTLGGQPSSWSAEIDKFSFGLEDDIRRLFIISAGNSQPINLRLDYWDSVTLAEIEDPAQSWNALTVGAYTNKTTHTDRGYNGWSPFAMSEDVAPSSRSSVSWAWKKHAPYKPDLVEEGGNKLLSPNRDEITNTIELSLLTTSGRATNQLFEVNSDTSAACALVSKHAAMLMAQYPEYWPETIRGLLVHTARWTSRMHERYKTELARGTAKSAKESLLRMVGYGVPNLHRAMHSAENALTLISQSEITPFNRNGSNDPILNEMHLFSLPWPVEALRLLSHETNVILRITLSYFIEPNPSQKGFRRQYTYQSHGLRFAVIRPNQSLDNFRASINRNANNEEYNGPEGDASGWFLGPQLRVRGSLHSDAWKGSAADLTEMNTIAVYPVGGWWKYRTAQDRNTNNVKYSLLVSIDVPDENIDIYSEVENTIRIENQIDIEI
- a CDS encoding AAA family ATPase — protein: MATAEQIKALLKSHVDRDDQRFFSIALQVAAKEARQGHHKLANDIKNLVDKNQKTTSSVGLVEKRLTPFVKQPDGDLKGLLEQTNRPVHLQELVISVSVRERLNQVLLEQKQKDKLSEFGLIPRRKLLFTGPPGTGKTMSASVIATELKLPLYTVVLDNLITRYMGETAAKLRLIFDHIRQTRAVYFFDEFDAIGTQRGAQNDVGEIRRVLNSFLLFVEQDDSESIVLAATNHPELLDRALYRRFDDIIPFIRPEGDLIRNLIEQRLAVFDLCSLFWSKIIDSASGLSAAEITRASEDAAKESVLYNENNITTDLLVKAIKRRQESRQ